attggagaggatttctAGGATAGGGTTTATTTACATTTGCACGAGAATGGAATAATCAGGGACACCCAACGTGGCTTTGTCTGCAGCACGTCATGTAATTAACTTGAGTTTTCTGAGGCAATTAAGGTGATCAGTGAGGAAAGGGCAGTGGATTTAATGAGGTATTTGCCAAGTTCGGCATTGTAGGCCGATGTAGGTGGTTCTGATGCATGAGATGAGCGGTGACTCAGTAGTTTTGATTCAGAAGTGGCCTGCCCTTTGAAAACAACGGGGAGTGGTGGAAGGTGTTATCCTGACTGGAGGCCTATGATCAGTGGTGATTTTATATCCatatatctatgatttggatgtaaaTATAGTTGGGTTGATTCAGCACCTATCGTAATTTTGCAGCTCTTAATGGGATTGGTATAGACGGGGACaatggagagtctgaagaagggtcccgacctgaaacatcatccatcctttctctctagagatgctgcctgatctgctaagttactccagcactttgtgtgcaacTCGGTTCCAATTGGTCTTATGGGTCTTATGGTGACTGCTGAGCGACTCTGAGAATTGTAAGGAAGTGCTGTTCAATTGCTTGCTTGAGCAGATGCAACCACACTTGAAGCTTGGTCCTCCAGGACAATACAGTGCTCTTGCTTGGGACCCCATCCACCATTAAAGCATTCACAccctccaccaccaacacacagtGGCTGCAGTACATTCCATCTACTAAATGTCCCAGATTACTCTGTCAGCTCCTCCCAAACCTGCGCCCTCTTCCCATCATGAAGGGCAAAGGCAGCGGGCACAGGGGAACGCCACTGCCTGCCGGTTCCCCTCAAAGTCGCACTCCAGTCTGATCCTGGAACTCCTCCCCAGCAGCACTTGGGAATTCCATCACCAAAGGAATTCTGTTCAATACGCTGAGTTGCCAGCAACTTCTCCAGGGCTATTCCAGATGGGCTATAAATGCTGACCTTGTCGAGTGACACGCAGAATTAAAAAAGGATCACCAGATCCTTCAAGCGCCAGGTTCACAGATGTGAAGTGATGGATAAAAATGCAGGGAttgtgaggaaaatctttttgtgGAGAGTGTGAACAAGAGAACCATCAATGCTTTGGAAAGGAATGTGGATAAGACTTTCAATGTAAACTTGGAAATGTCCCACTGAGTGGTGTCGTGGGCCTGAGTGGCCCTACAGTACCGCCGGGCTCTGTATTAATGGGGGCTTCCTTCTATTCCTCGGGTATAGAGCTGTGTTGTGGTGGTAAACAGTGCCTTTTGATTTCAGATCACGTCGGGTGATATGCTGGagacattctgtggcagagagagtACAGACACTGAGAAAATCCCAGGCCAAGACTCTGTTTTCTCCTTTGACAATTCCATGACCGTCTTATTCAAGACAGACTTTTCCAATGAAGAGCGTTTCACTGGCTTTGAAGCTCACTATGCTGCCATCGGTTAGTTGGTTTCCTTATCGACACTTTAAACAAAGCCTGATATTGACGTGACCTTGGCACTCCAGCAACCCGCGTAATGTAAGAGAAAGGGAAATGGTGACAGGGCAACACTTTGCACACGGTGTACCGCTGAGACATTGAGCTGCGAGTGCAGAAGTCTCTTTTTCAAATTTACTTGCCTACTATGTGAATGTTGAGGGCCGCACCAGGAACATCATTTCTGCTGTACGGAGGTagttgagaaacatagaaacatagaaaataggtgcaggaggaggccatttggccctccgagccagcactgccattcattgtgattatggttgatgatccacaatcagtaacccgtgcctgccttctccccatatcccctgataccactagccactagagctctatctaactctcttttaaattcatccagtgatttggcctccactgccttctgtggcagagaattccacaaattcacagctctctgggtgaaaacgttttttctcacctcagttttaaatggcctcccctttattcttagactgtggcccctggttctggactcccccaacattgggaacatttttcctgcgtcttgcttgtccagtcctattaTCATTTCATATGTTTCCattagatcccctcatccttctaaactccagtgaatacataacattggtgggtctggagtcacacaAAGGCCAGATTGGATAAAGACAATCGATTTCTTTTTCTAAAGAACATGAGTTTACGGTTACTGTTACTGAGGGTCAGTTTAACTGCAGATTTAATGATTTGTTTAAAACCCACAGCAGTCAAAATGCAATTTGAATCCTTATTTCTGGAACGGTTTTCCAGAATGCAAGTTGAAGGGGTGATATTgcagagctgtataaaatcatgaggggaatagatcgggtgaatgcatagtctttttctcagagtaggggaatcaagaaccagaggacataggttgaaggtgaccagggaaatatttaatggggacctgaggggtaactttttccacacagtgggtggtgggtatatggaatgagctgccagagaaggtagttgaagcaaggATCGTGAAAATGGAGGGTGAACAGTTTCTTGGGAATGCTGAAAGTGGAGCTCGCTGTCTGAAAGGGTGGTGAAGATGGAGACCTTTCACATATTCAAAAAGGTCCTTGAGTAACCACAAGGTAAAAACTATGGCCCCAGAGCAGGGAGAGGAATTATCCTGAAGTCTAATTTAGGTAAAGGTGAACGCAAAGAGCTGAACACTTTCCTCTGCATGTGTttgtatgactctttgattccAATTTTATTTGTAGATGTCGATGAGTGTGTGGAGAAATTGGATGAATCTTTGGCCTGTGACCATTTCTGTCACAATTACATCGGTGGATTCTACTGTTCCTGTAGATTTAGTTACATCCTTCACTCAGATAATCGGACTTGCAAAGGTATTGTCATACTCTGACTGTACACGGAACTGTGCAAAGACCTGCTCACACTCACTAACAAATGGCCCATGTGATGCATGCATCTCGTTTACATGCAGTACGCTGCCTGTGAAAAAATGTCTCATTGTCTCACACACAAATGCATTGGCTGTGTAAAATTATACTTGCCTGCGTATCATTGCAATTGTGCACAAATTGGCCAATATATGGTTATGTAAAAACAGTCGGAGAGGCATAGCACGATAGCACACAGGAGATGCAAGAGACTACAGTGACTGGAATCCGGAGCTAAACACAAACTCCTGggaatctcagcaggtcaagcagcagctgTGGTGGCCGTGACATGGTTGccatttcaggttgtgacctCGCATcagctgctcgacctgctgagttccac
The genomic region above belongs to Rhinoraja longicauda isolate Sanriku21f chromosome 13, sRhiLon1.1, whole genome shotgun sequence and contains:
- the masp1 gene encoding mannan-binding lectin serine protease 1 isoform X5 — its product is MGRFRFFVLCFLPLCGANVTELVGMFGKFQSPNYPEGYPSDTDRTWNITVPFGFRIKLYFMHFDLEPSYLCEYDYVKITSGDMLETFCGRESTDTEKIPGQDSVFSFDNSMTVLFKTDFSNEERFTGFEAHYAAIDVDECVEKLDESLACDHFCHNYIGGFYCSCRFSYILHSDNRTCKASSNALRFVILETFSP